In the genome of Dermacentor andersoni chromosome 3, qqDerAnde1_hic_scaffold, whole genome shotgun sequence, one region contains:
- the LOC129386495 gene encoding uncharacterized protein: MRSLSRRSAILYVCSATAAVLWWLAVVLCTLVVVVVVRRCWTCGAMATAAADPKEKAHWTPEETFALIKIWEDHLHDLRRAKRNAKVYQLIAEKLLDAGISKTLKETKTKIENLANKYRDINKKKGTGQGRVTWPYYWEIHKFLSALPMNNQREMVESQCNTVEEIIHQMENDHRSGDDGDAAANMNEDMAYPTQNDASETSSETSCRALSSPVDAGPSQTGTPQQNACRQSLLGPRERRKRQPSNANLLAQLIEEQRQLRLCLEKGMQKEEKFREKQIQLQEESAQHENLFLACLRDLGKK, from the exons ATGAGGAGTCTGTCGAGACGGTCGGCCATATTGTATGTTTGTTCAGCAACGGCAGCAGTGCTATGGTGGCTAGCTGTGGTTTTGTGTActctcgtggtggtggtggtggttcgtCGGTGTTGGACGTGCGGTGCCATGGCTACAGCTGCAGCGGACCCGAAAGAAAAAGCGCACTGGACACCCGAGGAGACATTCGCCCTTATCAAAATATGGGAAGACCATCTCCATGACTTAAGAAGGGCGAAGCGCAACGCAAAAGTGTACCAGTTGATTGCTGAAAAGCTGCTCGATGCTGGCATCAGCAAGACTTTGAAAGAGACGAAGACAAAGATCGAAAATCTAGCAAACAAGTACAG AGACATCAACAAGAAAAAGGGCACTGGGCAAGGCCGTGTCACTTGGCCCTATTACTGGGAAATTCACAAGTTCCTCAGTGCCTTACCAATGAATAACCAGAGGGAAATGGTGGAAAGCCAGTGCAACACTGTGGAGGAG ATCATCCACCAAATGGAGAATGATCACAGAAGCGGAGACGACGGGGACGCAGCCGCCAACATGAATGAGGATATGGCATATCCTACACAGAATGACGCATCTGAAACATCATCAGAAACTTCGTGTCGTGCGCTTTCATCTCCTGTTGACGCTGGACCTTCACAAACTGGGACTCCCCAGCAAAATGCTTGTCGCCAGAGCTTACTGGGGCCTCGCGAAAGGAGAAAGAGGCAGCCATCGAATGCAAATCTGCTTGCGCAGCTCATTGAGGAGCAACGGCAGCTGCGTCTATGTTTAGAAAAAGGCAtgcagaaagaagaaaagttcAGAGAGAAGCAGATTCAGCTGCAGGAAGAAAGTGCGCAGCATGAAAATTTATTTTTGGCGTGTTTGCGGGATTTGGGCAAAAAGTAA